The Streptomyces sp. NBC_00224 genome contains the following window.
CTACGACGCGGGCCCGGCGTACGGCCCCTGGGCCGGCGGCTACTTCGGCGGCGGCATCCTGCCCGGTCTGCTCATGGGCACGATGCTCGGCTCGATGCTCTCCACCCCGGCCTACGCGGCCGACTACGGCGGCGCCGACTTCGCGGGCCAGAGCTACGACGGCGGCGACGTCTCCGGCTCCGACTTCAACCCGTCCGACTTCGGCGGCGGCTGGGGCGACGGGGGCGGCGGAGGCGGAGACGGCGGCGGGTTCGACGGGGGCGGCGGCTGGTAGGGGCGGCGGTGGGCCGGGGTCACGCGCCCTTGATCGCCGAGATGTCGAAGGTCAGCTTGACCTTGTCGCTGACGACGACGCCGCCGGTCTCCAGTGCGGCGTTCCAGGTCAGGCCCCAGTCGGAGCGCAGGATGTCGGCGCTGCCCTCGAAGCCGACGCGCTGGTTGCCGTAGGGGTCGGTGGCCGAGCCGTTGAACTCCAGGTCGATGGCGAGCGGCTTGGTGACGTCCTTGATGGTGAGGTCGCCGACGATCCGGTACTTGTCGCCGCCGAGCTGCTGGGCCTCGGTGGAGCGGAAGGTCATCAGCGGGAACTGCTCGGCGTCGAAGAAGTCGCCGCCGCGCAGGTGGTTGTCGCGGTCGCCGATGCCGGTGTCGACGGAGGCGATCTTCACGTCGATGACGGCGGCGGAGGCGGCGGGGTCGGTGCCGTCGAGGGTGAGGGTGCCCTCGTGCTCGACGAACGAGCCGCGAACGTTGGTGACCATCGCGTGACGCACGGTGAAGCCGA
Protein-coding sequences here:
- a CDS encoding YceI family protein, giving the protein MGIFARKSTSTTTTIAPVDPALAALTGTYTIDPAHSSIGFTVRHAMVTNVRGSFVEHEGTLTLDGTDPAASAAVIDVKIASVDTGIGDRDNHLRGGDFFDAEQFPLMTFRSTEAQQLGGDKYRIVGDLTIKDVTKPLAIDLEFNGSATDPYGNQRVGFEGSADILRSDWGLTWNAALETGGVVVSDKVKLTFDISAIKGA